The sequence CACTACAAGTTGTTGATCGCTGGTCATGTACACTAATGGGGGTGGTATGACATACAAACCAACATACAGACACACTATACCTTCAGCACTAGTGCTCACGGCTCCTCTCGTGTGGTCAAAGGCAGAATGACACACTAATGGCAGGAAACACTCATCATAAAGATGACCGATGTGCTCCATCTTTAGTGTAGCTACTAACAAGTCCACTGTCAACTGAGCAACATTACCCACTGAAACACATGGCTATAGTGTACAGTGAGTAGTAATAATGAATACACGCTAAGTATtaatggaacctgttaatgtggacacttgaggacacctggATAATGTGTTAAAGTTCCAAAGTATCCTTCAGtgcataaactgacctggaaaatcaggacaccttgataatcaggttGATCCCAAGGTGTCCACACTACACAGGTTCCATTGTACACTTACCAACACGAGTTTGCATCCTTTAAAGTCCAGCATCCTCGCTGGCTCCACGGGACGATACATTGCAACCCCTCAGGTAGTTATCTCATAGCGACGCAACGACTATTTAGTGTACTAGGCGGCTTGCAGTAACTACATATACCGCGCATTAATTGGAGTAAGGTGTGCGTTAGATGGAACAagatgtttgtaatttcatacattTCTCTGTTCGTATTGGCAGCGTTGTGTTTCGTAGCTCACAGGAAATTAAAGGTCGAAGAACACAATACAGCCACTAACCCGACCTTCTTGGCCTTCCAGAGGAAATACCTCGTAATATACCTCATAGCAATACTTGGGGACTGGCTGCAGGGACCCTATCTCTACCGGCTATATCACTATCGTGGATTTGTGGGCCGCCAAGTAGCCATAATATATCTCTGTGGATTGGTAACAAGCGCCCTGTTTGCTCCAAGCAAGGGATTCCTGTGTGACCGGTTTGGAAGGAAGGCAACTGCACTATGTGTGTGCGTCTTATACTCCATATCATGTTTGATAACATTAAGCAGTAACTATATTGTGTTGATAGTGGGACGTATTCTAGCTGGAATATCTAACTCGATACTATTCCAAGCCTTGGAGATCTGGTACCTTCATGAGCACTTGGAGACCAATGACTTCCCTAAGGAGTGGGTCCCCGTGACCTTCTCCCTGGCTACACTGGGGAGTAGTTTAGTGGCCATCTTGGCTGGTGTGTTAGCTGATGTGGTTGCTCAGTGGGCATCATTTGGAGCTCAATCACCATTCCTACTAGCTGTAGTGTTCTTGTTAACTACAGGTTGTTTGATTTTGCTGCAGTGGCCAGAGAATTATGGGCCAGAAAAAGAATTAACAGTTAAAAAGCTGAAGACATCATGTTCTGAAGGACTAAAGATAATTGGTCTAAATGCTGATGTGTTTTTAGTCAGAGTAACCCAATCACTGTTTGAGAGCGTATTATTTGTGTTTGTGTTTATATGGACACCAACCCTTCACCCAGCTAATCCACCACTGGGAATTGTATTTGCCTGTTTCATGGTTTGTTACGTCATGGGAAATATCATGTTCAAATATCTCCATAATGTATTAAAACTGTCACTTGGAACATTGCTCAGTTGGACTGTTGGTATATCATCACTTGTCTTCTTGTTTTCTGCATATTACTTTGCTAACACCTTCCCTCGAATGAACTTTGTGTCTTTTCTAATATTTGAATTATGTTGTGGAATATATTTCCCTTCAATGAAGGAAATACGTAAAGAGGTGTTACCTGAAGATCATCGTATGAGTATTATCAATTGGTTCAGGGTACCACTGACGATTATATCTGCTCTAATCTTATTGATGTTTCATGATACGTCAGGGGGGTTGTCCGAGATCATGTTGTTCTGTGGTGTACTGATGGGCATTGCCCTGTTACCATCACTGAAGTTTGCCAGACAATTCAGCTCATCAGAAACACAAGAACAAACAACCtagtacactgtacatgtgctgTATGCTTTTATCATATCATTGTTCAATGAATCAGTGTAGTCAATAAtacttgtactatattatctatggtgtagTGTACTTAGTGTGTTGGTGAAGCACAGGTGATGGAAAGGGTGGAACACATAAATTATAGCGATTCATACGTATAAGATCAACAATGCAGCaaattaccctaatagaacagtcaaatatgtatctacaatttttaaaattacctGTAAAAATGCAGTAAATGTTTTCTCAGCTTACTATTTCCATGTCAAGTAGTTCCCTAGGGCAcatttgtgacctgatcttggaaaacctaccttggCCATGGGTACTGGGTGtttatcttgtgttaaaattttagcTTGACtatgatatcaagagttaataatatcgAGAGACTCTTGAtgatatctttaagcattcctaaGATATGaccaattttctgtcctgtacattacaaactaacttttatggtaatgtattgagttctgtgagtgattaaggatgacaaatcactttgtttaccaataatttcattcctaccatctaaaatacaGATTCTGATAAGAATTCTTgatacttttctgcaattaaattccatgtatcattgtctaaggcTAAGTTTTATCCATTCCAGCACTTGAACAAATCGtctaatttgtaagttaattgttgtcccacctatgtgaaattactacatggtctgataattataatcatccatatctcctaggaaaagcTTTTGTGTGTGAAAcctcacagcaagaaggtttaatgctttatccaaatgtgcaataaaattaattttttctgagtttttccaaaattttgcttgtgcccaaaaggtaggttttccaagatttatgacctcattaaatAAGAGCATctcaataatattatagtgacctcatcaagtaggtcccaaacataagcTTCATGACTTAAGACCACCTTTATAAGTCACATAGGCctcaaacatagctaaagtgtAATTCATAACTGGCCATGATGATGTAGTGTCTTATAGTATTACAACTCATGATCTTATCACAAAATACTCCAATAGTACAGTCATTATATACAAGTCATGTTCATTATAACAATTTCAGTTCTTTCGACACATCCAATCTTCTGTGTGGTGATGAAGTGAGGAAATCCCTGCTAATTGACAACACCATATTATCTAGTTGCATCTCATTAACACACTCCATATCTTGATGCTGTAGTACGCTGCTTGTTTGATCCGATAACTGCTCAAAATAGGTCAGGTCTGGTAGCTGTTCTGACTTTTTGGGAATTTGTTTCATAGTTTTCATGACGTGCTGATTGCTAAACACGTCTTCATCGGTACTGTCTTCATCTTCATCACTGCTAGCTTGTTTATCATCCAACTGGCATACATAAGTCTTGTACTCCTGGTTGTACAGGTCATAACATGGGTAGATGTTCCAATAGTTCTTAGGAGGGGAGAGGTCTAGGTTAAACAAACTCTTAGCAACTCCATTGTCATCTTGGGGGACCACTGGACAACATGTGGTGAATTTTGATGGTGACTCGTTTAAATCAAGTGGCTGTTTAGTTGGTGGAGAATAGCTGGATGTTGATACTATTTCTTCAGCAGCGACAGTTTGTAGTGCTGTGATTGTTTCTGTCACATCAGAACTGCCTAGTAAAGGATCATTGGTTGAGATTAAGGGATCAGTGCTGGTAATAATTGTTGTTTGCTGTTGTTTTTGTGGTGTTTGCCGTTTTTGTGGtgtttgttgctgttgttttgcTCTGCTGTCTGTTGACAGTTGACTAGCACGTTTCCTAGCTTGATATTGTTGACGATCTTGATTTGACCGCAATACATCATTGTACATTGGTGAATTACTCCCAGCAGCTGTCCCTGAAAATGtattacaattataaagtataCAGATTAGCTCTTAGTCCTCAGTACCATATTTGAAGCACAGCTCCTCCCAAGACTTGTCATCTCCTTGTAAGAATCTGCTCATCTCACTCTCCAAGAATGCTTCACGTGATGGGTTCAGCCCCCATTGGCAGCCTTTCTTCATTCCTTCTGGTTGTTCCACCTTCCTGAAGGCTCTGTTTAGTGACAAGTTGTGTCTGATTGAGTTCTGCATTAAGAAGTCGCAGTAATAATGTTAAATTTTGATGTAATTTTTTGGGTAAATTTGACAATGATCTTAATATTAATTTCTGGATCTTGGGGGTCACAACATTACCTTCCATCCATCTGGAGCAGTCTTGTAGTATGGGTACTCATTTCTGCAATAATGAAATATAGCTAATTTCTTTAACTATTAGCTAATCTGTGCTCACTCAATGAACTTGTAGATGGCACAAACTGGTAGAGATTTCCTACCACTGGCCTTCATGGCCATACCAATCAAACACGAGTAGGAACAGTTTGGCTTTCGGTACTTCTCCGTGAACTTGAGCTTTCGTTTTCTCGAAGGTACGGCAAGATAGGGGCTCTCGTAATCACTATCGTGTTCAGAGAAGGATCCATTAGGTGTACTAGCAGGGGTAGTGCTGGCTGATCCACAGGGTGACTGTATTAGCAGCCCTTCCATGGGCACCTTCATGTTCGTTAACCATCGTAGACTGGACAGCTCGCTAGCATCCATGAGCGTTTAGCGACGCGTCCCAGAATTGTTAAAGAGATTGACAGTAGCAACGCTTGTACGCATATTATCTGTCGCCAAGTGTGTGAGTTTGAATGTTAGTTTGTGTAGGAAAATTTGAATTTGCTTCCATGCGCCTCCAGCATTACTGAACAGCTCCATGTGGCACGCATGCGTAAATCTTTACCGCGAAACAGTTTAAATTTAGCGAGCGCATTATTTAACACCAAGCGTTTAAATGCTTCCTTGAACAATACAGTTGAGCATAATTCATTCAAAACTGTACAAATATAAGTTATATCCTTCAAGTGTCTATGCCAAGGCAAACCTAGCAACAAGAATATCTCATCACTAaaatacaataaaattacaCAAACTCACATAATTACTGGAAACAGTGCTTTTGGGAAGTTAGGTTGTGATTTCTCTTTCACAATATTTAGTCCAGTATCTGAAAATATCTTGTAGAATGCATCCAGCGATCTGTATCATAAGGCAGCACATCTGAATATTGATCCATTGATCATTTTGATTTACCGGGTCACACTGTGATCAACATCATCGGCAGCCGACTTATTTTTGGTGACATTTTCCTTCACAAAGATCATCCCTCCCAGCTTGAGACCGGTCTTACATCGGTTGAAGAATGCTACCAGGTCATCTAAACAACACACACCTAACATGTTATTTGACACTATCCATGTGATTGTCACTATTGAGTTAGGTGGCTTTGTTGTGCTGGTATTGTGCAGGTGTACGCTAGTAACTACTTTTaagaacacacactacacacaatataTTACGTTACAATAGACAACATGGAATACAACTGCAGGGAAGCATACGATTGCACCCCTAGGTTTTATGGATAATGGCCAGACATCTTGATATCCTGGGGGAGCGTTCCTCCTAGACATCATGTGCTTTGCATTTCTGAGTTCTAACAATGTCCACTCAACAAACAAAATCCTATGAAACACTACTGACCTACAAGTCAATAGTTAGACCGTCCCAGTATACTAT comes from Dysidea avara chromosome 4, odDysAvar1.4, whole genome shotgun sequence and encodes:
- the LOC136253383 gene encoding molybdate-anion transporter-like, yielding MFVISYISLFVLAALCFVAHRKLKVEEHNTATNPTFLAFQRKYLVIYLIAILGDWLQGPYLYRLYHYRGFVGRQVAIIYLCGLVTSALFAPSKGFLCDRFGRKATALCVCVLYSISCLITLSSNYIVLIVGRILAGISNSILFQALEIWYLHEHLETNDFPKEWVPVTFSLATLGSSLVAILAGVLADVVAQWASFGAQSPFLLAVVFLLTTGCLILLQWPENYGPEKELTVKKLKTSCSEGLKIIGLNADVFLVRVTQSLFESVLFVFVFIWTPTLHPANPPLGIVFACFMVCYVMGNIMFKYLHNVLKLSLGTLLSWTVGISSLVFLFSAYYFANTFPRMNFVSFLIFELCCGIYFPSMKEIRKEVLPEDHRMSIINWFRVPLTIISALILLMFHDTSGGLSEIMLFCGVLMGIALLPSLKFARQFSSSETQEQTT
- the LOC136253381 gene encoding uncharacterized protein — its product is MDASELSSLRWLTNMKVPMEGLLIQSPCGSASTTPASTPNGSFSEHDSDYESPYLAVPSRKRKLKFTEKYRKPNCSYSCLIGMAMKASGRKSLPVCAIYKFIENEYPYYKTAPDGWKNSIRHNLSLNRAFRKVEQPEGMKKGCQWGLNPSREAFLESEMSRFLQGDDKSWEELCFKYGTAAGSNSPMYNDVLRSNQDRQQYQARKRASQLSTDSRAKQQQQTPQKRQTPQKQQQTTIITSTDPLISTNDPLLGSSDVTETITALQTVAAEEIVSTSSYSPPTKQPLDLNESPSKFTTCCPVVPQDDNGVAKSLFNLDLSPPKNYWNIYPCYDLYNQEYKTYVCQLDDKQASSDEDEDSTDEDVFSNQHVMKTMKQIPKKSEQLPDLTYFEQLSDQTSSVLQHQDMECVNEMQLDNMVLSISRDFLTSSPHRRLDVSKELKLL